The genomic region CCACACGACTGCCTGGCCGAGCTGTTCGATGCCATCGCCCGCTTCAACACCGTGCTGATCGACTTCACCCGCGACCTCTGGGGCTACATCTCGCTCGGCTATTTTGGTCAGAAGCGGGTCGCCGGCGAGGTGGGCTCCTCGACGATGCCGCACAAGGTCAATCCGATCGATTTCGAGAATGCCGAGGGCAATCTCGGCATCGCCAATGCGCTGCTGCACCACTTCTCCAGCAAGCTGCCGATCTCGCGCTGGCAGCGCGACCTGACCGACTCCACCGTGCTGCGCAACCTCGGCACCGCCTTTGCGCACACCACTATCGCCCTGCACTCGACACTCAAGGGACTCGGCAAGCTGGAGATCAACCGCGAACGGATCGCCGCCGATCTGGACAGTGCCTGGGAGGTGCTGGCCGAAGCCATCCAGATGGTGATGCGCCGCCATGGCGTCGAGGAGCCCTACGAGAAGCTGAAGGAATTGACCCGCGGTCAGGCCATCGACCAGGCAGCGCTGCAACAGTTCATCGACCAGTTGGCGATTCCGGAGGCCGAAAAGGCCCGGCTGCGGCAGCTCACCCCGGCCGGTTACATCGGCAATGCCCCCCACCAGGCGACCAGCATCCGGCAGTGGCTCGACGACTGAGCTGCACGGTGGCGCTGACGGCCCGGCCATGCGCGCCGGGTGGGCCATGCTACAATCGGGCCCAGCATCACACCCGGATCGCCGAGAGGTCGCACTGCCCATGAACGTGACCGAAAAGCTGCTGAAAAGTCACCAGATCGACGAAACCCTCTTCGTCGAAGCCCGCGACGGGCATCACTTGGCCGAAGCGCAGTATCAGGCACTGAAACGGCAGATCGAGGCGCTGCTGGCCAGCAAGAATGCGGTCATCGTCGCCCACTACTACACCGACCCGCAGTTGCAGCGACTGGCCGAGGAGACCGGCGGCTTCGTCTCCGACTCGCTGCAGATGGCCCGCTTCGGCAAGGAACACCCCGCCACCACGCTGATGGTGGTCGGCGTGCGCTTCATGGGCGAGACCGCCAAGATTCTCACACCGCACAAGCGGGTGCTGATGCCAACGCTGGAGGCCACCTGTTCACTCGACATCAGCTGCCCGATCGACCCTTTTTCGGCCTTCTGCGATGCCCATCCCGACCACACCGTGGTGGTCTATGCCAACACCTCCGCCGCCGTGAAGGCGCGTGCCGACTGGGTGGCCACCTCCAGCATGGCGCTCGAACTGATCGAACATCTGAGCGCAGAGGGTCAGAAGATTCTCTGGGCACCGGACAAGCACCTGGGCAGCTACCTGGCCGAGCAGAGCGGCGCCGACATGCTGCTGTGGGACGGCGCCTGCATCGTCCATGAGGAGTTCAAGGCCCAAGGCATTCGCGACCTCAAGCATGTCTACCCTGACGCAGCCGTGCTGGCCCACCCCGAATCGCCGAAGACGGTGCTCGATCTGGCCGATCTGGTCGGTTCAACCACCCAGATCATCGAGGCGGCCCGCAGGCTGCCCAACGACACCTTCATCGTCGCCACCGACCGCGGCCTGATCTACAAGCTCGAACAGCTCGCGCCGGGCAAACGTTTTCTGGAGGCCCCCACCGGCGGCCGTGGCGCCACCTGTCACAGTTGTGCCCACTGCCCGTGGATGGCGATGAACCATCTGGAGAATCTGCTGGTCAGCCTGCGTGATGAGTGCAACGAGATCGAACTCGACGCAGAGCTGTGTCGGCAGGCCATGGTGCCGCTGGAGCGGATGCTGGCCTTCTCGAAAAGCCTGCCGCCACGCTGATTCAGCGCGTCGCCATGCCCAACTGCTTGCGCAGCCGCCGAATCTGCCCCAGCCGCTCGTCGACCGAGGCACTCTCGCCGTAGTTGCCCTGCGACAGCGCGCGGGCATATTCGAGCTGCCGCTGCGCATCGTCGATCTGCCCCATCAGCAGCGCATACTCGCCCTGCGCCCGGTGCATGCCGCGCGCATCACCCGAGCGTCCCCGCGCCTCGGCCAGCCGATACCAGACCGGGGCATCCCACGGCCGTTCCCGGCTCAGCCGGGCCAGCAGCGGCTCGGCGGCCGCCGGTCGACCGCTGGCCAGCAGCGCTTCAGCCTGGGCGATCGTCAGCGGATAGCTGTCGGGCGCACGCTTCAGCGCCGGATCGAGCCGTGCCAGCGCCGCCTGCGCGCGACCGCGGGCCATGTCGATCTGCACCTGGGTATAGAGATAACCCAGCGCCAGCGGCTCACGCTCCAGCAGCGGTTTGAGGGTGGCTTCGGCCTCCTGCGGCCGCT from Pseudomonadales bacterium harbors:
- the nadA gene encoding quinolinate synthase NadA, which codes for MNVTEKLLKSHQIDETLFVEARDGHHLAEAQYQALKRQIEALLASKNAVIVAHYYTDPQLQRLAEETGGFVSDSLQMARFGKEHPATTLMVVGVRFMGETAKILTPHKRVLMPTLEATCSLDISCPIDPFSAFCDAHPDHTVVVYANTSAAVKARADWVATSSMALELIEHLSAEGQKILWAPDKHLGSYLAEQSGADMLLWDGACIVHEEFKAQGIRDLKHVYPDAAVLAHPESPKTVLDLADLVGSTTQIIEAARRLPNDTFIVATDRGLIYKLEQLAPGKRFLEAPTGGRGATCHSCAHCPWMAMNHLENLLVSLRDECNEIELDAELCRQAMVPLERMLAFSKSLPPR